The genomic interval TGGTTGTGTAGCATTTGTCCATATTCATAACCAAAATCGAGGGAAACTAGATCCAAGAGCCCTTCGGTGTGTTTTTTTAGGATATTCTCCTACCCAAAAAGGTTACAAATGTTACCATCCTCCAACTCGAAAATTTTTCGTGTTAATGGACGTTACTTTTTTTGAGAATACTTCTTTCTTTCCCAAAACTTCTCTTCAGGGGAAGACTAGACATGACAAAGATGAAGATATGTTTTGGTCTACTCTAGATGTGGTTAATTCCAATACCCATGAGTCTTTATTTCCTAGCGTTTCAGAGGATTCTTCCCAGCCTCTGGCTCCAAATATATTCCTAAATGTCCCTAAACCTCAAGAAAACATTTCCTCCGAGATGCCAAAATCTTCATCATCTAGTGTAGATCATCCTAATCCTAATAATTCCCAACCTTTGTCTTCACCAATTGAAACTCCATTTAAGTGTGTGCAAGATAGAGACTATGAACTAAAGGTTTACTCAAGAAGGAACAAGATACAGCCTCCTCAACTCCACCAGTCACCTTTGCCGAGTGCtgaaaatttggaaaacaagGGTAACTCTTTTGTATCTAACCTTCAAAAAAATGTTGATTCAGTTGAGTTTTCTGATCTTGATCTTCCGTCTTGCACTTTGCATCCAATTTCAAACTTTGTTTCTTGCCACATGCTGTCCTCTTCTTTTAAAGCCTTTGTTACTGGTATGTTATCTTCTTATTCTGTCCCAAGAAACATACAGGAAGATCTTATGATTCCAAAGTGGAGAGAAGCTGTTTATGAAGAAATGAGagcattacaaaagaatgacACATGGCAACTTGTGAACCATCCACCTGAAAAGAAACCAGCTGGATGCAAATGGGTTTTTACGACCAAACACAAAGCTGATGGCACGGTCGAGAGATATAAAGCAAGACTTGTGGCAAAAGGATTCTCGCAAACTTATGGAATCGACTACCAAGAAACCTTTGCACCTGTAGTGGCCAGGTCAAGTGCAGAAGCTGAGTTTAGAGCAATGGCTCAAGGAATATGTGAGCTAATATGGTTGAAGATTTTCTTGATGGCATTACATATGGTTCAAAAGGAAACAATGAGACTTTACTGTGACAACAAGGCTGCCATCAGTATTGCTCACAATCCTGTACAACACGACAGGACTAAACACATTGAAATTGATAGACATTTCATCAAAGAGAAGATTGAAAGTGGTCAAATTTGTATTCCCTATGTTACCAGCAGAAAACAGCAAGTAGATGTTCTCACTGAAGGcctaccaaaaaaaaaaattaggagtTATTGGAGGAATTAATTTAGGAgttattttcacaaaaaaaaaaaaaaaaaaaatccggAGTTATTTTAGGAAAGACTAgattatgtttttttcttataaatatacCAAGACccaattttatttcttgtgtTAGCAAGCTGGGAATGATAGATATCTTTGAGCCAGCTTGAGGGGGAGTGTGGAAAATATCTTTTACTTAGCTGTAATTCGCATATTTATAGGAGTTTTAAATTAGCAACATTAGAGGAATTAATTTAGTAGTTATTTTcgctcaaaaaaaaaattaggagtTATTTTAGGAAAGACTAgattatgtttttttcttataaatatacCAAGACccaattttatttcttgtgtTATCAAGCTGGGAATGATAGATATCTTTGAGCTTGCTTGAGGGGGAGTGTGGAAAATATCTTTTACTTAGCTGTAATTAGCATAATATGTAACTGGATtgattagaaagaaaaatagtgaGAAATTATTCTTTTCCACAGAACTCATGTTGTCTTAAAGCAGGACACCAAGAGGCTCTCATTTTGAGGGAGCCTGGATGATGTCCGCGAGAAAATCAATCTGGCAGTGTCAGGAATCCCTTATGGGGAAGAGTGCAAGCGCTGTAAGGTTATTGTGACAAGTAGACGTTTAGATGTGTGCAGCAAAATGTCTGATGTAACTGTACAGATTGAAGAACTCGGTGAAGAAGAGAGGTTGAAGCTGTTCAAGCAAATAGCAAGACTTCCTGATTCTGAAGCTTTTGAGGGAGCAGCTAAGGTGATTGTAAAAGTGTGTGGATCACTGCCCAGTGCAATTGCAATAGTTGCAGGAGCACTGCAGGGTAAGCTTGCTAATGAGTCGAATGAGAGTCTTGTCAATACCTGGAATGATACTGTGGAGGAGGTTATCAGAGAATGCAGCTAAGGTGATTGTGAAAGCGTGTGGATCACTGCCCAATGCCCAATGCCCAATGCAATTGAAATAGCTCTTGATACTTCCTATGGATGCAAGTAGTGCACCAAAATTGGTTGAAGTAAGAGCAGAAACACAGTGGCTTGAAACTCTCGAGTgggaagatgatgatgattactGCAAAGGCCGCCTGCTATCGCTTGCACAAAAGAGTGCACTTCAAAAAATGTGAGTTCTTAGCTCTGgcatttcttattttgatttattacaACATTCTTGCAAAACtgataaatttcatattaggatATTTTCTAATCCTACTGTCACTCTTCAAACTATACTTGACAGTTAACATTTAGTAGGATAAAAAATCCCACAACAGCTGCAAATTGAAAGTCACAACATCTCAATTCTTAAAATATCTACTCATGTAAAGATTGATCTTTAGCTCTTGATACTTGATCCTCTTTACCAGGGACTTTTTGAAAGCTTGGAACCTGGGATGTCCAGTTTCCCAAAAAGCTTCCCTAGAATTACTGAAGCAACAAGCCACCGTAAAAGTTTAGAAGTTAAAAGACTCCTCAAATGGTGCATCCTCCAACATGTTTCTCAGATGGAGATGGGATTCTCTGAGTTTCACTACATGTCCTGAAATCCTGATGCAACATTGAAGCCATAAGTTGAAGTTTGTTGATTATATGCAACTATCTTAGAGGTGAAGTTGTCAAACGGTATTCTAGATTGACATTCATTCAGTTAAGCAATTGAAGATAAGACTTGGGAGCatttaattcaattgaaaCATGCATAAACTTATATAGAACTCATGTTGTCTTAAAGCAGGACACCAAGAGGCTCTCATTTTGAGGGGGCCTGGAACCGATTTCGGGTGAAATGATTCCACTTTAATGCGTGGCCTCATTTTAGGTCAGTGATTTTGTTTACGTCAGAAGAATCTTCATTTTCTCGTGGCATTTATTTCCTACATTCCTGAATTTCTTTTCCAGTTCCTTACATGTGGAGAGTACCAGTTATGTTCCATTTTCCAAAGTTCTTGtccttctttctttaatctacgcaaatccaaaaaaactgttgtttattttgtcgTGGACCAAGTTCCTTTACAGTTACATTTTTTCCTTTGATTCTGTCGGTTTGCAAGTgtgctttatttattaagaaagAAAGCCTGCTAAAGTTCAGACTTGAAGGAACAGCATAGCTTGAAGCCGCACAAAGTGGTCGTTGATACAATTGCTTTCATGTTAATGTGCACTGTTAGCTAATCCCTCGTTGATAGGTTGTGCCATTGGCCTTGTAATTTTGTGTTTCCTGCCTATTCTTCTCGTCTACTTATGTGTCCAGCTAGGGGGTGAAGACTTGGAATGCACTTATTTAACATTCTCTATTATATGCACATTTACTGGATTTATTTCAGAATATGCATAGTTGTTCCTGCACaataaatcaagaaaaaacaCATGGTAATTATTTTATCCAACTGTTGGTGCTTAATTTTTCATGCAACTGTAAGATAAATGTATTTGTTTGTTCTCTTAATTTGCCTGTGCTGTTCCACCTACAAGTCCGTTGATATTAGAGAACAAAAATCGATTGATGCTGCATAATCTGTTTGTGTGCAATGTGTGAATTCATTTGGAAGTATCAATCTGTATGATTGGATTATTATGAATAGGAGAGCAGATAAGCTACTATGCTCCATGATGAAACTTTTCCTTGGTTATAGTTGGCATTTCtcagtttttttctttaatttttttctatgtaTTAATTCTGTtttctctaattctaattaACCTGTGCTGTGTATTAAATGTcttacaatcaaattaatcgTTAGTGTTTGTTATTTACAAATAACAAGTCTTCTCGGTTTGATGTATGATTGTAATAATGCTGAGATCACCATGTAAGACCTTCAAAAATGTTCATCATGTTTAGTCATTTGAATGTGTGAAAATAAATGTGGTTTGGAAATGACAGAACAGTTACATGCCTAGGCATGTGGGGACAGGAATTCTGGTTAAGAACCTTGCTTTATTTGTCATTTGCAGCTCCTTATCAGAATACCCAAGGAAGCCGGGGCGAGAATGATCCAAATAATACAACAGTGCGtagtttattttaagttgATACTAGTTAAGTTGTTGCTATACTTGAGTGACATTTCAACCTCTTGAGTGCAGATATTTGTTGGGGGTTTGGATCCTAGTGTTACAGATGACATTTTGAAAACAGTTTTTGGTCAATATGGTGAGTTAGTTCATGTGAAATTACCAGTGGGCAAGCGCTGCGGGTTTGTTCAGTTTGCTAAGAGGTAAGCAGTGGACTATTTTTGTTTGGTATATCCTGCGTACAATCTGTTTTCTTGAACTTTTAATGCTTCATGTGATGTACTTTAGAACTTGTGCGGAGCAAGCGCTATCAGTTTTGAATGGCACCCAATTAGGAGGACAAAGCATTAGACAGTCATGGGGGCGTAGTTCCTTCAAACAAACAGGTAATGTGATCATCATCAAGTATTTCAGCATTCATGGGCAAAGTCACTGATTTCTTTCAGAATGATGCCCTGAAGTTCTGGAAAATCTGTTTGTTCTTTTCCAAAGCTTTGGAGCAGAATCTGGAACAACCCGTCGTCATAGTTACTTAGCAAGGAAGTAACTATGTCGGTATAGAGATTCTGAATGTGTTCCCTGGCAGCATCAGGCAGCGTTCCTTCTTCACCTTCTAACAGTCTTCTGAACCTCTGTGAAAATGGCCTGAAAATGATGTCCATGGCTCCTCTTTCAGTAATCTACCAAAAGAAGTTACATGATTCTGAATTTTTCCAACGCTAGCTACTTGCTCCTGCACTTGATCTATACAAGGTTTAACTTCATGAATCACAAGCACAAATATTTAAGGAAAATCATCAACGGCTAACCCCATATTTACTCTATTCtcaaaaatactaataaaattttgaatttgtttgattttacaCTAATATATGCCAATATGCAATTTGTATCAATCATTtaccaaaaagataaaattatgttcacaaaatgacaaaacatAAAGAAATAGGTGGTCGTTTTCGTAAGGGTAATTCTGCTTATTTTGGCGgatgattgaaaaaaattgtaaatagtATGTGCAAAATCGaataattttcactttttatagaaatttttttatatcatgGTAATTTTTACGTGGATGGCCAATGATTTCTcaaagatttaataagtcaatattatattttccttCGACATATACATGAACGTATCAAGAAATTAAGGTGATGAGATGATGTTGATTTAcaataagaaagaaagaaggcaaattgaagaaaatggagGGTTGATGTACAATCaggcataaaaaaaaaaaatatggtgTATGACTGACAAAAAGCCAAAAGTTATGGTACCACTTgcaattaaagaaaacaatttgaagtatttaattaattactttgtcATGTGTCTTCAGTTAATCAAACATTTGTATTCCTGGTACTTATTTAATCTGGAGTAAGATGACttcatgaagaaattaaaaacaaatatattcaaTTTCCCAAGTAaagtttaatgaatttttagttggagcaaattaataatatgctACCActtgcaattaataaaatgctAACCTATCTATCAGGTAGTATTAGGCACTGTTCACGAAAGCGCGAGGACTGGAATCGTTGACTGTGCTGCCACAAGATGAATGCTAAGGAAGAAGCACTAGAGTTTCCGAGGGAAGTAAAGTAACAGACAAAGTCGGAGTTGTTAGTAATAGTACCATGATGCCGAACTAACCAactttttcttgaaaattaatcttaaattaatGAAGACCTACTGCTTTGAGATTACAAAAAGAGCATTATCATGCATGGAATCTTTGAAGCTGTCCAGTGAAAATAAGCAAGTTCTTACTGCCCTTTACAAATTCTTGAACTTGCAGTGCAATCTTGCAGACTagaaaatatatcattttgctAATTGTGTGTACTGACCGTGACACATCTACAAGGAAGAACGAAAAAGGGTGCAAAATCGATCCTCAATTTCCAATTTAGtgaaatagttttttcttCTACCACAGCAGTGATATTATGAATGCCATTGAACTTAACAAATGAATGATCAAATTTGTGTGCAGCAAGTGGGCATTGAAAGGCCAATATAAGGAATCTCTCAACTTGCCTTTGCGAATTCTTGCCATTTTTCAGGTACCTTTTGCTTGTTTTCTTCATGCTTTCCTCGTTGGttctttgtaatttcttttggaaattgtaattacttttctttttcccccctAATAcgagatttttcatttttctcaaaataatcTTTTCCAACTTTTCTCCACAGAAATGTGCTGGGAATGGATTCTAGCAAATATTGTTACTCCTGTAGCATCACGCACTACCGACCTATTTGGAAACTCTGTCGAGGAGCAGATCCGTTACCTGTTAGATTATGATGACAACCTGGAAGCTTTCAGGACACGAGCAGGACAGCTGGAAGCTCGGAAAAATGATGTTCTGGGCCGGGTGGATGAAGCCAGAGACAACAATGAGAAGATCAAAGAATAGATAAGGAGATGatggaagaaaaaattgagaagaaCAAGGGTCCCTGCCATACATGGCGGCTAGATTGGCGCTTCCGTCGTCAGTTGAGTGAACTTGCCAATGTTAAGATTACTAAAATTGATGAGCTCATGGCTTCAAGAGATATTCATAGTGTATCAGATCTCACACAATCTGCAGATTTAGGAGACTTGGCCACCCCTGATTATGTACCACTGGAAAGCTCATCCAAGGCATTAAATTCGATCATGAAACTCCTGAAGGATGAGAAGGTCAACATCATTGGAGTACAAGGCCCCGGAGGAGTCGGGAAATCAACATTGATGGAACAATTGGCAAAGCAAATTGACACCATTGCTCCTTATGATAAAGCCCATGTGATTGTTGCTGAATCTTCCGACTTGAGAAGAATTCAGGATAAAATTGCAGAGCttctgaaattcaaaattgaagaagaaaatgaacttCAGAGAAGAGCAACCTTGGCAAAGAGATTGAGGGAGAGGACTAAGAAGGTACTTATAATCTTAGATGATGTCCGCGAGAAAATCAATCTGGCAGTGTCAGGAATCCCTTATGGGGAAGAAGGAAATCGCTGTAAGGTTATTGTGACAAGTAGACGTTTAGATGTGTGCAGCAAAATGTCTGATGTAACTGTACAGATTGAAGAACTTGGTGAAGAAGACAGATTGAAGCTGTTCAAGCAAATAGCAAGACTTCCTGATTCTGAAGCTTTTGAGGGAGCAGCTAAGGTGATTGTAAAAGCGTGTGGATCACTGCCCAGTGCAATTGCAATAGTTGCAGGAGCACTGCGGGGTAAGCTTGCTAATGAGTCGAATGAGAGTCTTGTCAATATCTGGAATGATGCTGTGGAAGAGGTTATCAGAGAATACAGCTAAGGTGATTGTAAAAGCGTGTGGATCACTGCCCATTGTAATAGCTCTTGATACTTGATCCTCTTTACCAGGGATGATATTTAAAAGCtgaaacttgaagttgttaaCATCTTTTGAGAAGTGGAGGCTCTCTTGTTCAACAAGGACGCCGGTGGAAAACTGTTCATCGATTGTGTCTGGTGTCTGgcttttttgttgttttcagcAGCTTTAAATTGAATAGTTGATTGTGTTTCCTTGGTCATTTGTATCATGTACTGTCgaccattttcttttacctGTACAACATACTATGTCCGTTTTTGGGTATCTGAAACGATAATTTTAATCACTATGTATGAAATTCCTgtcataaatttatgattagCCATATTTTggattgtttatttgtttatccCCGACagtatatttaaaatattttcacaatGAATATGTTTTGAGTGGATCATTTCAAACAAAGAAACTTCTAAAATATACCCTGAtgcaattcaaaatttcaatgcGTAATTTCATACAACATTAAGGACAACATGTTACAGACGTACAAACAGTATTTAATCTAAACAAAAAGAGAATCTAATGCTAGGACAACTTTACCCGAGACACTATTCAGTCCCAATAATACTTCTTTCCCATGAAAATACACTAGAAATTTTATCATCTAGACATGATAAGACCTGTGAATCTAAGGATTTCTTCCCAAGCACATTTGAGATTATCACTAAAAGAGTCTGGCAAGCATGAAGTTCATCGATCTTCTGCAAATCAGTCAGTTCCAATGAGAGATCCTTCCACGGCTGGTAAAACGACCTGTCCAAGACACAGTAAGTTGAAAATAGTTTTACAGGGACCAACTAATACATCAAAGCTTGggtttaaaaaaatgcaaagtattaaaatataagatgaaGCCAAAAGTGTGGAGCATGAATTCCTATATCCAACCAATTTTCCAAACATtacaatttttgaaatatttcttcattgttAACCGAAACTTCATTTTTATCCTAGGTGAAGTAACATTTTCAGATAACCAATATCAATCAGATCTCTGCCTGAATACATAATCAAATTTTCCATGCATTTCCTgtagaaaacacaaaaattgatttagaCAAAGCCATCACTGGAGTGGTTCAGtagtattttcttaaaaatgttttataaaGATACTTAACTACAACTTTATTTCCTTTAAAGAAGTCCAAAGTACAGCTTGAACTTTTTAAAAAGACCATAAAGTTATGTCAACTAATGAAGAGGCAGAAAGACAGCTTTGAATATCAGTTTTGGCGAATTTTTGGAGTGGTATACTGTTGGGGTGTATATAAGCCAGGTTTTATACTGTATAGCTCGTACTTGAGCTTTTTAATGCCTACTCGTCACCCTTGTGGGTTCTGGTTTACTTTtgtatctttatttaaattcttttgtttcctatttataactaaaagggaaaaaaaaatgcacttTATCACAATAGATTAATTGAAGGAGAGCAAAGTTGTCGAAACATACTTCTGGTTCGTAATGATTAAAAACCCTTCAGTTCCACATCTTGTTTATAAAGCAGGGAAACAGAAACACACATGAaaacacacaaattaaaagaaagaacatgTTACCATCTCCAACAAGGATTAGCTTCTGCAGGGCAGTGTATTCTTGACCACAGCGATGCCAGGGAAGTCCTATGACCAAGCTTAAAAGCTGATCCTGATTCAATTGAAACATGAAAGATTAAAACCTAGAGAAAGTATATTTTCTCAAGAAtcataaaacttgaaaatgcaTATTCTGTGAAGAAATTAGAGAAGGAAAATCCAAGCACAGTGAATTCAGTGAacaaattagaagaaaaacaacctatttttcttttttctttttcatgtcAGATGAAGTAACAAGCaagcaattaattaaagttgCATACCCGCAGATTCTGAGACATCAGAGAGGAGCAGAAGAGAAAGTGCAGATATAACCGAAGGGAGCCCTCCGCAACACAAACCAAGAAGCTGTTGGAGGTAAAAGATTGCGGCAGCTAATATCTCTTTACAATCAAATCtacttttgttgttttctaCACATTTGTTTCCAAAATCCTGGAATAAAGAATTCAGGGTTTCATACAAACTTTTTGAAAGCTTGGAACCTGGGATGTCAAGTTTCCCAAAAAGCTTCCCTAGAATTACTGAAGCAACAAGCCACCGTAAAAGTTTAGAAGTTAAAGACTCCTCAAATGGTGCATCCTCCAACATGTTTCTCAGATGGAGATGGGATTCTCTGAGTTCGTACATCTGTCCAGAGTCGGACTTCAAGGCAGCAGAAATTGCCCAGGTAAGAAAGCTCGAAAGCTTTACTTGGTTCTGTgaaacacaaaagaaaaatgcccCCTCATGAGATTAAGCATTGAATAAGGAATTGAAAGTTATCAACAatcttgtttcaaaattttcaagaacAATATTATATTCAGAAAATTCAGAATAATACCTAGCAACCAAGCTACCATATAAACTTAAAGatattattgaaattctaGATACCGTCTAGAATTCACTACATATCTTGAAATTCTGATGCAATGTGGAATTCACAATGGAATATTGACAGAGTATGCATGTATAGGTGCATACAATATGAGTGAGGGAAAGTGCAAGtggaagaaagagagagaaataccACACGGAAAATGTCAATGGAAGGTGAGCTCATCAGTATGACTTTTAGCGCAAGCTCTGCATTTGCACCAGATCTTGCAGTATTATACATATCCACTGCCtgacaaatttgaaaaaagctCTCAAGTGACAGTGTAAAATGTGGCTGgtacattttccttttttgtgaTATCTTCACAGTAGAAATAAGTATCAGTAATATTGAATTAACCAATGGAACATTTTCCCTCATCAACTTCATGCCGCCAACTAAGAGTTTGTACAAATGAGATGAAAAATCCACTAGCTGTTCAAGGGCATGCCTTTGCAACCACTCATTGATGTTTCTGGATGAAATAACATCATTGACGACCTAAACCCAAACACAGATAATAAGAGTAAGTGAAACCTCGTATTGCGATGAGATGGCTAACCATGTTAGAACAGAAGCACATCAAacctttaataaaattttgacaaaagtcCAGCCTCGTGAGAAGGAAGATTAACATtcaaatagattttaaatttataatatcgatTTACAGTacagaaaattcaaattaatagacgctaaaaagaaacaaagaaaaagataaaacgcAATGTAAACCAAATGTTACTTTCACAACTAACATCAGAAAAATTTATCAAGCTAAAAGAGTCACAGATGTAAAGAGGTTCAGCCCTACTTCTAATAACaccttttcaaaaaaaaaaaaaaaaattaagccaCCAAGATGGTGGGGGCTAGGCCGGACCCCTACCTAGAGGGTATAACGGCTTTGCATGGAAAAAACCAAATTTGATTGGCCGCGGGGGGaaagaataatgaaaatgaagagaattaCTACTTCTAGGGGTTATATCTGTGACTGGGAATAGAATATTCTTAGTGAATTATGTTTAAGTCAGGAGGTGATCTACTTCTCTTAGAtttctaattctttttctagttaacaaaattttgggcatgtttcatgaaattttttgataTCTTGGATGTTATGCTTTTTAGTTTGTTTACTTTACCAGTGCTCTCTTGAGTATTCCCGTGTTCTAGGTTCGCAATGCCACTAGATACTAGTATTTCAATCAATCTTTCCACAAACATACTAGAAGATTTCCCAAGATACTCAAGAATCCAAAAATATCTtccattataaaattttagcccTCCTCACTGCCTCCTTCCCTCCAaccacttgattttttttattttttttacttaccCAGATTTCAGTGCCATGACATATATCAAtgaacccaaaaataaaacagatcacaaaaaatgaaaaagggtaaGCAACTGGGCCAAAAATGTTAGGACCTAAAAGAGAGaactaaacaaaaacaatgaatACCTCTACAACCACAATCAACTGTGCCATGAGAAACATTTTTTCACCTCCAAGAAGCATCCCACTGAAACTTGACAGTAAAGATGATAACCATGAAAATAAACCACAGTGTTCAACCAGATAACAAGCCATCTTGTGCAATTTAATTGACTTCTTTAGTATCTGAAAAGCAAACAAGACAAGTAGTTTAGTTTACCATATTCCAGTTTGTAGGAGACTGAGAAATATGCAAAACTGATAGATTAAAGTACAAGTGCAATTCAACATCAAAGTTTATTAGCATTCGAATCAAAGCAGATTCAATACCCTGCCCTCAAGCATGACAATAAGCCAGttagaaaattaagaataagCTGATTACATGCATATTGTTATGATAGATAGATAGGTAGGTAGATAGATGaagaagggggggggggggagattAGAGAACATGAATCATCATAATGAGCTCAGAAATTACCAGAAGAATAAGTTCCTTTGACTCACTATCTGACAGCGGAGAAGCATAGAAACTCATTAGAATCTCAAGAACAGAGTTCCTGATATATACTTGAGCATCGTCATCTAAATTCAGCCCTGCATACAAGAGACGAAGCATCCACAGCCTCTCTTTTCTAAAATTGACAGAACTACTCGAGAAAAAGTCATGAAATAATGGTATAGACTGCCAACAAAAACGAAGTGAATATGAAACAAAGTTAATCATTGTACATAagtaaagaatacaaagcaaACTGAGGAAAAGGATTTGCAAAGCATATACCTTCAAATTCACCCTGGAAGAGCGCATCAAGAGCTTACTTACGCTTGTGTAATGATCATGCGAAGGATCCAACAATAAGAGAGATGCCTCTGCAGCAAAAATAGCTATAACAGAAGGGATCCTCTGCCATGGCTCTTCTATTCCATTTTGCACGTATGTCAACAGAAGTCGAAGTCGCATTAcgtctttcttctttgaacACTTCTGTAAAAGACAGTTTGAGTTTGAGCAACAAACTTCTTCAGCAAAATTATAATCCAGGAAGGAAAAGCaacaatttcaaaagaaaaagttgtgTTTATGTGGAAGTGCAGAAACGAAAACCATGCACTAGGATGAAAAGCCTCCAATTCTTGAATTTCATGAATTGCAGAGCATTGAATGAAGAGCAATAATGGATCAAAACAAGAAGCATTGTAATCATAATGTAAATAGATCAGTGTCTTAAGCATCAATGGATAAACAAAGAGGCAAACAAAGAGgcaaaaattttctctttattagATGCTAGTAGCCTCTATAAATGtgtacaattttattatttgaatacaACTGAAGAATTATTCTCTtctaaaaaactaaaagattGATTTAGTTTGATCAAGTATGATGACCAGATATGCTTTCTGCCTGTTTGTCAGGAATTTCCCAGAGGTTACTCTTAAGGCTAATGAATAATCTTAAAAGGAAATTGCTATAATCCAGATGTTATTGTTGCCCCTGGAAACTGAACAGTCATGGGGTAATTAACCATTGTA from Citrus sinensis cultivar Valencia sweet orange chromosome 9, DVS_A1.0, whole genome shotgun sequence carries:
- the LOC127899752 gene encoding polyadenylate-binding protein RBP45C-like isoform X3, yielding MRGLILAPYQNTQGSRGENDPNNTTIFVGGLDPSVTDDILKTVFGQYGELVHVKLPVGKRCGFVQFAKRTCAEQALSVLNGTQLGGQSIRQSWGRSSFKQTALEQNLEQPVVIVT
- the LOC127899752 gene encoding polyadenylate-binding protein RBP45C-like isoform X2; protein product: MRGLILAPYQNTQGSRGENDPNNTTIFVGGLDPSVTDDILKTVFGQYGELVHVKLPVGKRCGFVQFAKRTCAEQALSVLNGTQLGGQSIRQSWGRSSFKQTVLENLFVLFQSFGAESGTTRRHSYLARK
- the LOC127899752 gene encoding polyadenylate-binding protein RBP45C-like isoform X1, producing the protein MHSCSCTINQEKTHAPYQNTQGSRGENDPNNTTIFVGGLDPSVTDDILKTVFGQYGELVHVKLPVGKRCGFVQFAKRTCAEQALSVLNGTQLGGQSIRQSWGRSSFKQTVLENLFVLFQSFGAESGTTRRHSYLARK